A region of the Aggregicoccus sp. 17bor-14 genome:
CCCGTGTAGAACAGGATCCGCTCGGTGGTGGTGGTCTTGCCGGCATCGATGTGCGCCATGATGCCGATGTTGCGGTAGCGCTCGAGCGGGTATTCGCGAGCCATGGCGTTGCTGTCCTCGTGAAAGAAGGGGCGGAAGGGCCCGCCGCGCGCCGTCTGATAGCGCGCCGGCCCCGTCCGGGGAACGGCAAAGAAGCAGACTGCTGGAAACGGAAACGCCCGGACGCGGGAATCCGCATCCGGGCGCCGCCGCACCGCGAGACCTACGAAGGGTCTACCAGCGGTAGTGCGCGAAGGCCTTGTTGGCCTCGGCCATCTTGTGGGTGTCCTCGCGCTTCTTCACGGCGTTGCCGCGGTTGTTCGCCGCGTCCATGATCTCGCCGGCGAGCTTCTCCATGGCCGTCTTCTCACCGCGCGCCTTCGCGTAGGTGATGATCCAGCGCATGCCGAGCGCCACGCGGCGATCCTGACGGACCTCCACGGGGACCTGGTAGGTGGCGCCACCGACGCGGCGGCTCTTCACCTCGAGCACGGGCTTCACGTTGTCCAGGGCCTTCTTGAAGGTCTTGAGGGGGTCTTCCTTCGCCCGCTCCTCGATGAGACCGAAGGCGCCGTAGCACACGCGCTCAGCGATGGACTTGTTGCCCTTGCGCATGAGGTCGTTGACGAACTTGGTGACGAGCCGATCCTGGAACTTCGGATCGGGAAGGATCTTGCGCTTGGCGACTACGCGACGACGAGGCATCTGATTTCCCTTACGCCCCGCTCTCCTTGGAGAGCTTCAAAGTGGGGCTTGTACGAACGGCTTTGACAGAAACGACTCAGGACGCTCCCCAGGGTGCGGGGCAGCGCGTCCCAGGACGCAACGAAGGTGGTGACTGCGTGAAGCGGACTAGCTCGGGCGCTTGGCGCCGTACTTCGAGCGGCTCTGCTTGCGGCCGGCAACGCCCACGGAGTCGAGGGTGCCGCGCACGATGTGGTAGCGAACGCCCGGGAGGTCCTTCACGCGACCGCCGCGGATCATGACCACCGAGTGCTCCTGGAGGTTGTGGCCCACGCCGGGGATGTACGAGGTGACCTCGATCCCGTTGGTGAGGCGCACGCGGGCGACCTTGCGAAGGGCCGAGTTCGGCTTCTTCGGGGTCGTCGTGTACACGCGAGTGCACACGCCGCGCTTCTGCGGGCACTCCTTGAGGGCGGGAGACTTGCCCTTGATGTTCAGCTTCTCGCGGCCCTGACGGACCAGCTGGCTAATCGTCGGCACTAGTGAATCCTTCTCGCTGGATGGATGCCCCGCAGCTCACGGCCGGAGCAGCGCATACTGTCCTACAACTGCGCTTGAAAAAGGGTCGCGAGTATAGGGGGGGACCCCCCTGTGTCAAGCACTCCCGGTCCGCCTACACCGCGGCTCGCCCGGGGGCTTCAGAGGTCGAGCACCATCACGATCGCGTCCTCGCCCTCGTCCACGTAGTAGTTGGGGCGAATTCCGACCGCACGGAAACCGAAGCCCTTGTAGAGGTTGAGCGCGGCCTCGTTGCTGCGGCGGACCTCCAGGGTGGCGAGCGTGCACTTGCGCTCCCGGCCGCGCGCCAGGGTGGCCTCCAGGGCCACGCGGGCCACGCCGCGCCGGCGCTGCTCGGGCGCGGTGGCGACGTTGAGGATGTGCACCTCGTCGTGGACGATCCAGAAGATGGAGAAGCCGAGGAGGCGCATGCCCCCCTCGGGCAGCGGCTCCTCCACGAGCAGGATGGTGGACCAGTCGTGGCTGAGCTCGCGCCGCAGCAGCTCGAGCGACCAGGGGTTGCGGAAGGCGACCGCCTCGATGGCCATCACCGCCGGCAGGTCCTCGTGCGTCATCTGACGCAGCTGGAAGGTCGGGTGCGGCGAGGGGACCTCGCCCTCTCTCAGGCGCCTCACGGTGCGGCCTCCCGGGCGAAGGGGGCCACGCGGCGCACCGCGGGGCTGCGCCGCACGTTGGCCAGCTCCTCCTGGGCGAGCTGCGCGTAGCGCTCGCGCACCAGGCGCTCGCGCAGCTGGGCGCGCACGCTCGCGTAGGGGGCGCCGCCGAGCTCGCGCGCGTGGGCCTCGTAGGAGCGGCGCACCTCCGCCTCGCTCACCTGGGCGCGCAGCCGCACGCGGCTGTCCAGGATGTGCTCGGCGCGCACGCTGCGCTCGAGCAGGGCGCGCAGCCCCTCCGCGTCCGCCTCGTAGCGGGCGAGGAAGGCCTGCAACGCGGGCTCTCCACCCATGCGCTCCACGAGCCGGACGTAGCGGGCCTGGACCTCCTGGGGGTCCGCCGGTGAGGCCTGGAGGCGGTCCGCATCCAGGACCTGGAGGCGCTGGCTCAGCGCGAGCTCCAGCGCGCTGCGCAGCACCGCCTCGTCGAGCGGGGCCTCGGCTGCCTGCACGCCTCCCCGCTCGAGCAGCGCGACGCGCGCCTCGAACTCCAGCTCGCTGAGCGTGAGCACCTGGTTCTCCACCACCGCCACCACCCGGTCGAAGATGCGGCCCTGGGGCGCCGCCTGAGCAGCCGCGGCCAGGGGAAGGCTCCCGAGACAGGCCCCGGCGAGCGCCAGCGCCGCTCCCCACCCTGCCCGCCGCCCCCGTGCTGTACCGACCCTGCCTCGCATCGCCGCAACCTTAGTCATCCGTGGGCTCCGGAATGAGCCCCCCGCGCATGGCGCGCTGGCGCACTCCTCCAGGCTGGTTACGTTTTACGCAACCTATGGCCGAAGACTTCTACCAAGTTCTGGGCGTGGCCCGCAGCGCCTCCGACGAGGAGGTCAAGAAGGCGTACCGCCGGCTGGCCCGCAAGCACCACCCGGACGTGAACCCCGGCAACAAGGCCGCCGAGGAGAAGTTCAAGCAGCTGGGCGCCGCGTTCGAGGTGCTCGGAGACCCCAAGAAGCGCAAGCTCTACG
Encoded here:
- the rpsG gene encoding 30S ribosomal protein S7; translated protein: MPRRRVVAKRKILPDPKFQDRLVTKFVNDLMRKGNKSIAERVCYGAFGLIEERAKEDPLKTFKKALDNVKPVLEVKSRRVGGATYQVPVEVRQDRRVALGMRWIITYAKARGEKTAMEKLAGEIMDAANNRGNAVKKREDTHKMAEANKAFAHYRW
- the rimI gene encoding ribosomal protein S18-alanine N-acetyltransferase; this translates as MRRLREGEVPSPHPTFQLRQMTHEDLPAVMAIEAVAFRNPWSLELLRRELSHDWSTILLVEEPLPEGGMRLLGFSIFWIVHDEVHILNVATAPEQRRRGVARVALEATLARGRERKCTLATLEVRRSNEAALNLYKGFGFRAVGIRPNYYVDEGEDAIVMVLDL
- the rpsL gene encoding 30S ribosomal protein S12 — its product is MPTISQLVRQGREKLNIKGKSPALKECPQKRGVCTRVYTTTPKKPNSALRKVARVRLTNGIEVTSYIPGVGHNLQEHSVVMIRGGRVKDLPGVRYHIVRGTLDSVGVAGRKQSRSKYGAKRPS